The Panacibacter microcysteis genome includes a window with the following:
- a CDS encoding ribonuclease H-like YkuK family protein yields MEQQQWRRLDGRRIRQPIEAEVRQMLITEKENGHALRVCIGTDSQRKGSEIEFATVIVFIRKGKGGFMYIHNEMVQRKMAIKERMLEEVARSIDIAFRLCDLFIAFNVDMEVHADINTNPNFKSNDALKEAMGYIMGMGFGFKAKPYAFASSSCANKIVQ; encoded by the coding sequence ATGGAACAGCAACAATGGCGGCGGCTCGACGGAAGAAGGATCAGGCAGCCGATTGAGGCAGAAGTGAGGCAGATGCTGATAACTGAAAAAGAAAATGGCCACGCGCTGCGTGTATGTATTGGTACAGACAGTCAGCGAAAAGGCAGTGAGATTGAGTTTGCAACAGTGATCGTTTTTATACGCAAAGGCAAAGGCGGCTTTATGTACATACACAACGAAATGGTACAGCGGAAAATGGCCATTAAAGAAAGGATGCTGGAAGAAGTTGCACGAAGCATTGACATTGCCTTCAGGTTATGTGATCTGTTTATTGCATTTAATGTTGATATGGAAGTGCATGCAGACATTAATACGAACCCCAACTTTAAAAGTAATGATGCTTTGAAAGAAGCGATGGGCTACATCATGGGAATGGGCTTTGGATTTAAAGCTAAACCTTACGCATTTGCCAGCAGCAGCTGTGCGAATAAGATAGTACAGTAA
- a CDS encoding ABC transporter ATP-binding protein has protein sequence MALLQVQHISKKVNDIILLDDISFEQQPLQKIAITGESGAGKTTLLKIISGHGQADSGTVLFEAKKVAGSEEQLLPGHKKIAYLSQHYELLNNYYVEELVWFGNQLSEENAGKLFDICRITHLLRRRTNKLSGGEKQRIALCMLLVKQPVLLVLDEPFSNLDPIHTDILKTVLDELTDGFQISCILTSHDPHDTLSWADEIIVMKEGKIVQQGAPEEIYHTPINEYVAGMFGRYNLLTANDAAVFGIELNGKTVMLRPEEFVLSKNPAEGVKGVIEQMSFRGSFYELQVLANNVSVVVRTMSNEWRKGDTMFIKIRS, from the coding sequence ATGGCATTACTACAGGTACAACATATCAGTAAAAAAGTGAATGACATTATCCTGCTGGATGATATCAGTTTTGAGCAACAGCCATTACAGAAAATTGCCATTACCGGAGAATCAGGAGCAGGCAAAACAACTTTGCTGAAGATCATCAGCGGGCATGGGCAGGCTGATAGCGGAACAGTGTTGTTTGAAGCAAAAAAAGTTGCCGGTTCTGAGGAACAATTATTGCCCGGGCACAAAAAAATTGCATACCTATCGCAGCACTACGAGTTGCTCAATAACTATTATGTGGAAGAACTCGTATGGTTTGGCAACCAGCTCAGCGAAGAGAACGCTGGTAAGCTCTTTGACATATGCAGGATCACACACCTGCTCAGGCGCAGAACCAATAAACTATCCGGTGGCGAAAAACAGCGCATTGCACTTTGTATGTTGCTGGTAAAACAACCGGTGCTGCTGGTGCTTGATGAACCGTTTTCCAATCTTGATCCCATACATACAGATATATTGAAAACCGTATTGGACGAACTGACGGACGGCTTCCAGATAAGCTGCATTTTAACATCGCACGACCCGCACGATACCTTATCATGGGCAGATGAAATTATTGTAATGAAGGAAGGAAAGATCGTTCAGCAGGGAGCGCCGGAAGAAATTTATCACACACCGATAAATGAATATGTAGCAGGTATGTTTGGCAGGTACAATTTGCTTACTGCCAACGATGCTGCAGTATTTGGCATTGAATTAAATGGTAAAACGGTAATGCTGCGGCCTGAAGAGTTTGTGCTAAGTAAAAACCCCGCAGAAGGCGTAAAAGGCGTAATTGAACAAATGAGCTTTCGGGGCAGTTTTTATGAATTGCAGGTGTTGGCAAATAATGTAAGCGTTGTAGTTCGCACCATGAGCAATGAATGGCGCAAGGGCGATACAATGTTTATAAAGATCCGGTCTTAG
- a CDS encoding AbiV family abortive infection protein, with amino-acid sequence MMNFSENDLLIAVLKSISNSEDLISDADLLLDYVRLPRAHALYLLAIEEAGKAMDIYESLLFGTYKDSKGQKKLKENFKDHLKKAGKARSISILWAIQLFKNNNKSKGEEILQHMLLEIGAAKEINDYKNYSLYTSFIHGTYKAPSEIITEKMVSVIRSMAKDRFKLVKQLSMIPPKEYEEMRKYAEQNPITSEANDEEVMNYLKENVSIDFFEKISSMAKNKN; translated from the coding sequence ATGATGAATTTTAGCGAGAACGATTTACTCATTGCAGTATTAAAAAGTATTTCAAATAGTGAAGATTTGATTTCAGATGCCGATTTGCTTTTGGATTATGTTAGATTACCAAGAGCACATGCTTTATATCTGTTAGCTATTGAGGAAGCAGGGAAAGCGATGGATATTTATGAAAGTTTGTTATTTGGAACATACAAAGACAGCAAAGGGCAGAAAAAACTAAAAGAAAATTTTAAAGACCACCTTAAGAAAGCTGGAAAAGCCAGATCTATAAGTATTCTTTGGGCTATTCAATTGTTTAAGAATAATAATAAATCAAAAGGAGAAGAGATACTACAACATATGCTCCTGGAAATAGGAGCTGCTAAAGAAATAAACGATTATAAAAACTATAGTCTTTACACTTCATTTATTCACGGCACATATAAAGCTCCAAGTGAAATCATTACCGAAAAAATGGTAAGTGTTATCAGAAGTATGGCGAAGGATAGATTTAAGCTTGTAAAACAACTTTCTATGATCCCACCAAAAGAATATGAAGAAATGAGAAAATATGCTGAACAAAATCCAATCACCAGTGAGGCTAATGATGAAGAAGTGATGAACTATCTTAAAGAAAATGTGTCCATAGATTTTTTTGAAAAAATTTCATCTATGGCAAAAAATAAAAATTAA
- a CDS encoding ThuA domain-containing protein: protein MKKFVPLLILAVVVIVYAACSNKRSGRPRVLVFAKTTAFRHSAIPNGKAAIIKLGEENGFDVDTTESADYFTEDSLKNYAAVVFLNTTENVLNYRQEAAFERYIQAGGGYVGVHSATDTEYDWGWYGRLVGAYFNGHPKPQKAKFIIKDKDFPATKFFTDTVWERTDELYNFKKINPDIHVLITIDEASYEGGTNGAVHPMSWYHDYDGGRAFYTELGHTEDSYTEPNYLKHLLGGIQYAMGDNEELDYKKAKTQLPPDEDRFTKVPLVQGEFFEPTEMTILPNFDILVGQRRGEIMLYKNDTKKVKQAGFLNVYWKTNTPGVNAEEGLLGMQKDPNFAKNNWVYIYYSPIDSAVNRLSRFTFKNDTIDNATEKVIIEVKSQREICCHTGGSIAFGPDGLLYLSTGDNSTPFDEPGARFVNSGFGPMNDLPGRMQYDARRSAGNTNDLRGKILRIRVKDDGTYEIPDGNLFAKGTDKTRPEIFVMGNRNPYRISVDQKNSYLYWGEVGPDANNDSFATRGPRGYDELNQARKAGFFGWPLFVGGNYPYRAFDYATGVSGEPFDTAKPINNSRNNTGLTELPEVSPPFIWYPYGNSHDFPQVGAGGRNAMAGPVYYTDLYPDSTRLPDYYNGKLIMYDWIRGWIKAVSMLPNGDFDKMEPFMEHIKLANCIDMEVGPDGRLYLLEYGTGWFSKNADAGLSRIDYNGGNLAPKIADVQIDKTTGVLPFAVKLNVTATDPEKEKLSYVWDLGNGTTKETTEPSLDYTYNAAGDFKISVSVKDEKGAVTKSDAIDVYAGNETPEVQIALTSGNRSFYLPGEPINYKVTVTDPKDTSKFDPANLFVSVDYAEGFDKAASPMGHQQGEAAISGKSIMLSLDCKSCHKEAETSVGPSFIAVSKKYAKDPNAMNYLMQKIRNGGSGVWGEVAMAAHPTIPQSDLQQVVTWILSLDNKAAVKKSLPAQGVIIPEANKKPTASLVLSASYTDKGSANTKALTGRNSIALAGNTYFFKGTEKKEGFTGIAFNGMNIMIIPANGWFAVDSIDLNGIKSIGLSAGWQDAPKYGYDIEIRLDAPGGKVIGTGSFAPPPPKTQAGPVRVSITPVTDGQFHSIYVITKVKSPEEKAQAGFMNMQFNAR from the coding sequence ATGAAAAAATTTGTTCCGCTCCTCATCCTGGCTGTAGTTGTTATTGTATATGCTGCATGCAGCAACAAACGCAGCGGCAGGCCACGTGTGCTGGTATTTGCAAAAACCACGGCTTTCAGGCACAGCGCCATACCCAATGGCAAAGCAGCCATTATAAAACTGGGAGAAGAAAACGGTTTTGATGTTGATACAACAGAAAGTGCCGACTACTTCACCGAAGATTCACTAAAAAATTATGCTGCCGTAGTATTTCTCAACACAACAGAAAATGTGCTGAACTACAGGCAGGAAGCAGCTTTCGAGCGATATATACAGGCAGGCGGCGGCTATGTGGGCGTACACTCTGCCACAGATACTGAATACGACTGGGGCTGGTATGGCAGGCTTGTTGGTGCGTACTTTAACGGCCATCCCAAACCTCAAAAGGCAAAGTTTATTATTAAAGACAAAGATTTTCCGGCCACTAAATTCTTTACAGACACGGTATGGGAAAGAACGGATGAATTGTACAATTTTAAAAAGATTAATCCAGATATACATGTGCTCATCACCATAGATGAAGCTTCTTACGAAGGTGGTACCAATGGTGCGGTTCACCCCATGTCGTGGTACCATGATTACGATGGCGGCCGTGCGTTTTATACTGAACTTGGGCATACTGAAGATTCATACACAGAACCAAACTACCTCAAACATCTTTTGGGCGGTATTCAATACGCCATGGGCGATAATGAAGAACTGGATTACAAAAAAGCAAAAACACAGTTACCACCGGATGAAGATCGTTTTACAAAAGTACCGTTGGTACAGGGTGAGTTTTTTGAACCTACGGAAATGACCATTCTGCCAAATTTTGACATATTGGTTGGTCAGCGCCGTGGTGAGATCATGTTATACAAAAACGATACGAAGAAAGTAAAGCAGGCAGGCTTCCTGAATGTTTACTGGAAAACAAATACACCGGGCGTGAATGCTGAAGAAGGTTTACTCGGCATGCAGAAAGACCCCAACTTCGCTAAAAACAACTGGGTGTATATTTATTACAGCCCTATTGATAGTGCTGTTAATCGCCTGTCAAGATTTACTTTCAAAAATGACACGATAGATAATGCAACGGAAAAAGTAATTATTGAAGTAAAATCGCAACGGGAAATTTGCTGCCACACGGGCGGCTCCATTGCCTTTGGCCCGGATGGTTTATTATACCTTTCAACAGGTGATAACTCCACACCGTTTGATGAGCCCGGAGCAAGGTTTGTAAACAGCGGGTTTGGCCCCATGAATGATTTACCGGGCCGCATGCAGTACGATGCAAGAAGATCTGCAGGTAATACCAACGACCTGCGCGGAAAGATCCTGCGTATTCGCGTAAAAGATGACGGCACTTATGAAATTCCGGATGGTAATCTTTTTGCCAAAGGAACAGATAAAACAAGACCGGAAATATTTGTGATGGGTAACCGTAACCCTTACCGCATTTCCGTTGACCAGAAAAACAGTTATCTCTATTGGGGAGAAGTTGGACCTGATGCCAATAACGACAGTTTTGCTACACGCGGCCCGCGCGGCTACGATGAGCTGAACCAGGCACGCAAAGCGGGCTTTTTCGGATGGCCGTTATTTGTGGGTGGCAACTACCCTTACCGTGCATTTGATTACGCAACAGGCGTATCCGGAGAACCTTTCGATACGGCAAAACCGATCAACAATTCCAGGAATAATACAGGTTTGACCGAATTGCCTGAAGTGTCTCCGCCATTTATCTGGTACCCTTATGGTAACTCGCACGATTTTCCACAGGTGGGTGCCGGTGGGCGCAACGCTATGGCCGGTCCGGTATACTATACAGACCTTTACCCCGACTCTACAAGGCTGCCTGATTATTATAACGGTAAACTGATTATGTACGACTGGATACGTGGCTGGATAAAAGCCGTAAGTATGTTGCCCAACGGAGATTTTGACAAGATGGAGCCATTTATGGAGCACATTAAACTGGCCAACTGTATAGATATGGAAGTAGGTCCTGATGGCCGTTTATACCTGCTTGAATACGGAACAGGCTGGTTCTCTAAAAACGCTGATGCCGGTCTTTCACGCATTGACTACAATGGTGGCAACCTGGCGCCAAAAATTGCAGATGTACAGATTGATAAAACCACCGGCGTGTTGCCATTTGCAGTTAAACTGAATGTTACCGCAACAGATCCAGAAAAAGAAAAACTATCTTATGTATGGGATCTTGGCAATGGAACAACGAAAGAAACAACAGAGCCTTCTCTGGACTATACTTACAATGCTGCAGGTGATTTCAAGATTAGTGTAAGCGTTAAAGATGAGAAAGGCGCAGTTACCAAAAGCGATGCCATTGATGTGTATGCAGGCAATGAAACACCTGAAGTACAGATTGCGCTTACATCGGGCAACCGTTCTTTCTATCTTCCGGGCGAGCCCATTAATTACAAAGTGACCGTAACAGATCCCAAAGACACATCAAAATTCGACCCGGCAAACCTGTTTGTTTCTGTTGATTATGCTGAAGGCTTTGATAAAGCAGCATCACCAATGGGCCACCAGCAGGGCGAAGCGGCGATTAGTGGTAAAAGCATTATGCTTTCGCTTGATTGTAAGAGCTGTCATAAAGAAGCAGAAACTTCTGTCGGCCCTTCTTTCATCGCTGTTTCCAAGAAATATGCAAAAGACCCGAACGCTATGAACTATCTTATGCAAAAGATCAGGAACGGCGGCTCCGGTGTATGGGGCGAGGTGGCAATGGCAGCGCATCCTACCATACCACAGTCAGACCTGCAGCAGGTGGTTACCTGGATACTTTCGCTGGATAACAAGGCTGCTGTAAAAAAATCGCTGCCTGCACAGGGTGTTATTATTCCTGAAGCCAATAAGAAGCCAACCGCATCGCTTGTATTATCTGCAAGCTATACAGACAAAGGCAGCGCAAACACCAAAGCGTTAACTGGCAGAAACAGTATAGCATTGGCAGGCAACACATATTTCTTTAAAGGCACAGAGAAAAAAGAAGGCTTTACCGGTATTGCATTTAATGGCATGAATATCATGATCATTCCTGCCAATGGCTGGTTTGCAGTTGACAGTATCGATCTCAATGGTATAAAAAGCATTGGACTCTCTGCAGGCTGGCAGGATGCACCAAAATATGGGTACGATATCGAAATAAGACTCGATGCACCTGGCGGAAAAGTGATCGGCACCGGCAGTTTTGCCCCGCCGCCACCAAAAACACAGGCTGGCCCTGTACGCGTAAGTATTACACCAGTAACAGACGGGCAGTTTCACAGCATATACGTTATAACCAAGGTTAAAAGCCCTGAAGAGAAAGCGCAGGCCGGCTTTATGAATATGCAGTTCAATGCCAGGTAA
- a CDS encoding TROVE domain-containing protein: MKFNFRIKNAVKETTNYEGAKAFVLTPAMELYTAVVTASLSNQFYETADSRLQRICDLIEKNDPEFVAKLAIYAREAMYLRSIPLVLTVELAKRHNGNDLVSRLTNRVVQRADEVTELLSYYSLSNGRDNVKQLNRLSKQLQKGLAAAFNKFDEYQFAKYNRDASVKLRDALFLVHPKAKDDAQQALFDKIVKDELQAPYTWEVELSALGQQKFDSAEVKQAAFRTKWEELIFSNKLGYMATLRNLRNILGAAVSKEALKKVCDYIANEKAVANSKQLPFRFLSAYRELKELRNGNVSKVLDALEDAVAFSAANIAGYDADTRVVIAADVSGSMQQALSSKSKVQNYDIGLMLAMLLQNRCENVITGMFGDTWKVMNVPKKNILANVDAFYRREGEVGYSTNGYLVIKDLLRRKKAVDKVMMFTDCQLWNSNNTSETIAGLWKQYKHIAPQAKLYLFDLAGNGNTPLNIVRDDVFLVAGWSDKIFDILAAIEKGSDALTKINSITID, translated from the coding sequence ATGAAATTCAATTTCAGAATTAAAAACGCAGTAAAAGAAACCACCAACTACGAAGGCGCAAAAGCATTTGTACTTACACCTGCAATGGAATTATACACTGCTGTTGTAACAGCCTCTTTGAGTAACCAGTTTTATGAAACTGCAGACAGCAGGCTGCAACGCATCTGCGACCTGATAGAAAAGAATGACCCGGAATTTGTAGCTAAACTGGCTATATATGCTCGGGAAGCAATGTACCTGCGCAGCATACCGCTGGTGCTTACTGTAGAACTTGCAAAAAGACACAATGGTAACGACCTGGTAAGCAGGCTTACCAATCGTGTAGTACAACGGGCCGATGAAGTAACTGAATTGCTTTCTTATTACTCACTTTCAAACGGAAGAGATAATGTAAAGCAACTAAACAGGCTAAGCAAACAATTGCAAAAAGGCCTGGCAGCAGCTTTCAACAAATTTGATGAATACCAGTTTGCCAAATACAACCGGGATGCCAGTGTAAAACTAAGAGATGCACTGTTCCTGGTGCACCCTAAAGCAAAAGATGACGCACAGCAGGCGTTGTTTGATAAAATTGTGAAAGATGAATTGCAGGCACCCTATACATGGGAAGTTGAGCTGAGTGCACTGGGCCAGCAAAAGTTTGATTCTGCTGAAGTAAAGCAGGCAGCATTTCGTACAAAATGGGAAGAACTGATCTTTAGCAACAAACTTGGTTACATGGCCACATTGCGTAACCTGCGCAATATATTGGGAGCAGCAGTAAGTAAAGAAGCATTGAAAAAAGTATGCGATTATATTGCTAACGAAAAAGCGGTAGCAAACAGCAAACAATTACCGTTTCGTTTTTTGAGCGCATACCGTGAATTGAAAGAGCTGAGAAATGGCAATGTATCTAAAGTGCTGGATGCATTGGAAGATGCAGTAGCATTTAGTGCTGCCAACATTGCCGGATATGATGCTGATACCAGAGTTGTAATTGCAGCAGATGTAAGCGGAAGCATGCAACAAGCTCTAAGTTCAAAAAGCAAAGTACAGAACTATGATATTGGTTTAATGCTGGCCATGTTGCTGCAAAACCGTTGTGAAAATGTCATCACAGGTATGTTTGGAGATACGTGGAAAGTGATGAATGTGCCAAAGAAAAATATTCTGGCAAATGTTGATGCATTCTACCGCCGGGAAGGAGAAGTTGGTTACAGCACCAATGGTTACCTTGTTATTAAAGACCTGTTGCGGCGTAAAAAAGCGGTTGATAAAGTGATGATGTTTACAGACTGCCAGTTGTGGAACAGCAATAACACAAGTGAGACTATTGCGGGTTTGTGGAAACAATACAAGCATATAGCGCCGCAAGCAAAACTCTATTTGTTTGACCTGGCTGGTAACGGAAACACTCCGCTGAACATTGTGCGTGATGATGTATTCCTGGTGGCAGGATGGAGCGATAAGATCTTTGATATACTCGCTGCAATTGAAAAGGGAAGCGATGCATTGACGAAGATCAACAGCATAACAATTGACTAA
- a CDS encoding PcfJ domain-containing protein — MGKTSKIQREKQLLLHLEKEKLLEEALRYSNKRFKKFDEVIMQLYTGDKLNAFFGTDKRIWKISECFATAGKDTKILLRDVFIHLDKTSALIVAEEHIEAVINMAKFKAYWRKNIFDWKPTSKNALMQLHELADFLFCAYSVPKFLYKAFFEKKHKLFINWFIHLGDGRKVKELKDMPIPFTQKMGHYFTIAPGNFTIQEAIRWAQVRGLGGDERLANRIVASWLGYKPYADEDFWQAFLQIVIHGGMFNLAKLTELIDYVRDAKQQHVNYHLKGRTLQSLLRQSDVWHNRFKHIKNIGLCWKPCGIEGFRIKKKEEVLVLEELTESKLLSAEGQAMKHCVASYALYCSQGRSAIFSMRKYVGNVLLERLATVEVNLSSGKIVQAKGKMNRPVSDEVKRYMLNWAEENALTVNQYL; from the coding sequence ATGGGAAAGACATCTAAGATTCAAAGAGAAAAGCAACTGCTTTTACACTTAGAAAAAGAAAAATTATTGGAAGAGGCGTTACGCTATTCCAATAAACGCTTCAAGAAGTTTGATGAAGTGATAATGCAATTGTATACAGGCGATAAGCTGAATGCCTTTTTTGGCACAGATAAAAGGATATGGAAGATTAGTGAATGTTTTGCTACTGCAGGTAAAGACACCAAAATCCTGCTGAGAGATGTGTTTATCCATCTAGATAAAACTTCTGCATTAATTGTGGCAGAAGAGCATATAGAAGCGGTAATAAATATGGCGAAGTTTAAAGCTTACTGGCGGAAAAATATTTTTGATTGGAAACCAACATCTAAAAACGCTTTGATGCAATTGCATGAACTTGCTGACTTTTTGTTTTGCGCCTACAGCGTTCCAAAGTTCCTGTACAAAGCATTCTTCGAGAAGAAGCATAAGCTTTTTATAAACTGGTTTATTCACCTGGGTGATGGCCGAAAAGTAAAAGAACTGAAAGATATGCCCATTCCCTTTACTCAAAAAATGGGGCATTATTTCACAATTGCACCTGGTAATTTCACCATACAGGAAGCAATACGCTGGGCACAGGTAAGAGGTTTGGGTGGAGATGAAAGACTGGCAAACAGAATAGTAGCATCATGGTTGGGATACAAGCCTTATGCGGATGAAGATTTCTGGCAGGCGTTTTTACAAATTGTTATACACGGAGGTATGTTCAATCTTGCAAAACTAACCGAGCTGATTGATTATGTAAGAGACGCGAAACAACAGCATGTGAATTATCATTTGAAAGGAAGAACACTGCAGTCTTTGTTAAGGCAAAGCGATGTATGGCATAACAGGTTCAAACACATAAAAAATATTGGTCTTTGCTGGAAACCATGTGGCATTGAAGGATTCAGGATAAAAAAGAAAGAAGAAGTGCTGGTGCTGGAAGAACTTACTGAATCTAAGCTATTATCTGCCGAAGGACAGGCAATGAAACATTGCGTAGCGTCTTATGCATTGTATTGTTCGCAAGGGAGGTCTGCTATTTTTTCTATGAGAAAATATGTCGGGAATGTATTGCTGGAAAGATTGGCAACAGTTGAGGTGAATCTTTCCTCAGGAAAGATCGTTCAGGCAAAAGGAAAAATGAACAGACCTGTGTCTGACGAAGTGAAAAGATATATGCTGAACTGGGCGGAGGAAAATGCATTGACTGTAAACCAGTATCTGTGA
- a CDS encoding helix-turn-helix transcriptional regulator produces the protein MPVNRNALIRYRTIDKCLQNRRRKWTIENLIEACNDALFEYEGIDKGVSVRTIRLDLNAMRSDKLGYNAPIIVTDKKYYSYEYPGYSITNIPLTTQDLSILQEVSYLLKQFKGFSHFNEVTEMVNKLEDKIYSEQHQQTPVIDFEKNELLTGIEWLDGLYKAIINKTTVVLTYQSFKARQSSDILFYPYLLKEYRNRWFVLGMNKKGKEIATFALDRIQMVTTATQEPYKAHKNFDPHTYFKDIVGVTRNAADSPLHIEFLADYHQAPYIKTKPVHPSQKIVEERKDGVVFSIDVIPNFELERELIGFGEGLKILSPASFMRRIRRRIRLMHEVYFNEEPGVG, from the coding sequence ATGCCGGTAAATCGCAATGCCCTGATACGCTACCGCACAATTGACAAATGCCTGCAAAACCGCCGCCGCAAGTGGACCATCGAAAACCTTATAGAAGCCTGTAACGACGCACTTTTCGAGTATGAAGGCATCGATAAGGGTGTGAGCGTTCGCACCATACGACTTGATCTTAATGCCATGCGCAGCGACAAACTGGGTTATAATGCACCCATCATCGTTACAGACAAAAAATATTACAGCTACGAATACCCCGGTTATTCCATCACCAACATCCCACTTACCACCCAGGACTTGAGTATTCTGCAGGAAGTATCTTACCTGTTGAAGCAATTTAAAGGTTTCAGCCACTTTAATGAGGTTACAGAAATGGTGAACAAACTGGAAGACAAAATATACAGTGAACAACATCAGCAAACACCTGTAATAGACTTCGAAAAAAATGAATTGCTCACCGGTATTGAGTGGCTCGATGGATTATACAAGGCTATTATTAATAAAACAACTGTAGTATTAACGTACCAGTCTTTTAAGGCCAGGCAGTCTAGCGACATTTTATTTTATCCATATCTTTTAAAAGAATACCGTAACAGGTGGTTTGTACTGGGGATGAACAAAAAAGGAAAAGAGATTGCAACCTTCGCGCTTGACAGGATACAAATGGTTACCACTGCAACCCAAGAACCATACAAAGCACATAAGAACTTTGATCCGCATACCTACTTCAAAGATATTGTTGGTGTAACCCGCAATGCAGCCGATAGCCCGCTGCATATCGAGTTCCTGGCAGACTATCACCAGGCCCCTTATATAAAGACCAAGCCTGTTCATCCGTCGCAAAAAATCGTGGAGGAACGAAAGGATGGTGTAGTGTTCAGCATCGATGTTATACCAAACTTTGAACTGGAACGCGAACTGATCGGCTTTGGTGAAGGGCTGAAAATTTTATCTCCCGCTTCATTTATGCGTCGTATCAGGAGACGCATCAGGTTGATGCATGAAGTCTACTTTAATGAAGAGCCGGGTGTTGGCTAA
- a CDS encoding MATE family efflux transporter: MSNSNHTTKSIFALIKQSLKGDEQMDYTSGSIRKAVFMLAIPMIIEMSMESVFALVDLFFVGHLHNSQHTLQTVSLTESVLSIMYALAIGISMAATAVVARRIGEKNPDAAATAGVQAIWLSLILTAIISVAGFIYAADILRLMGAEPETIAMGTTYTRIMMGGSIVIMLLFLINGIFRGAGDASMAMKSLMIANCCNIVLCPLLINGLGPIPAFGLNGAAMATTIGRGIGVVYQLYHLFKGAGVIKIHRKNIKMEWPVIRSLVNIASPGTFQFIIGSCSWILLARLVAETGHSTASAGYQTAIRVVIFFILPAWGLSNASATLVGQNLGAKQPDRAQESVLKTAKYSGVFMGIVSLIFLLGAEPILGIFTNDVVVKEIAAEALRIITAGYIFYGVGMVIVSSFNGAGDTWTPTWINLFGFWLFQIPLAYLLAQYFKMGPTGVFIAIPVAETLMAVAAFILFRRGKWKTVTV, from the coding sequence ATGTCGAACAGCAACCATACAACGAAGAGCATCTTTGCCTTAATAAAGCAATCGCTCAAAGGCGATGAACAGATGGATTATACAAGCGGCAGTATTCGCAAAGCGGTATTCATGCTTGCCATACCGATGATCATTGAAATGAGCATGGAAAGCGTTTTTGCGCTGGTAGATCTTTTTTTCGTGGGGCACTTACACAACAGCCAGCACACACTGCAAACAGTTAGTTTAACGGAGAGTGTATTATCTATTATGTATGCACTGGCCATTGGTATAAGCATGGCGGCAACTGCGGTGGTGGCAAGACGCATTGGGGAGAAAAACCCGGATGCTGCTGCAACAGCAGGCGTACAGGCCATATGGCTATCACTCATACTTACAGCCATAATAAGTGTAGCAGGTTTTATATATGCTGCAGATATTTTACGGCTTATGGGTGCAGAACCTGAAACAATTGCTATGGGCACAACTTACACGCGTATTATGATGGGCGGAAGTATTGTCATCATGCTGTTGTTTTTGATCAATGGTATCTTTCGTGGTGCCGGCGATGCGTCTATGGCTATGAAGAGCCTGATGATCGCCAACTGTTGCAACATTGTATTGTGCCCTTTGCTCATCAATGGCCTTGGCCCCATACCTGCATTTGGTTTAAACGGCGCAGCAATGGCAACAACCATTGGCAGGGGCATAGGTGTAGTGTATCAACTATACCATCTTTTTAAAGGAGCAGGTGTTATTAAAATACACCGAAAGAATATAAAGATGGAGTGGCCTGTAATCAGGTCGTTGGTAAACATTGCATCACCTGGTACGTTTCAGTTTATCATTGGCTCGTGCAGTTGGATACTGCTGGCAAGGCTTGTTGCTGAAACTGGCCACAGCACTGCATCTGCGGGCTACCAGACCGCTATACGCGTGGTAATATTTTTTATACTGCCAGCATGGGGTTTAAGCAATGCATCAGCAACATTGGTGGGCCAAAACCTGGGTGCCAAACAACCAGACAGGGCACAGGAGTCTGTGTTGAAAACGGCCAAATACAGCGGTGTATTCATGGGTATTGTTTCATTGATATTCCTGCTTGGTGCAGAACCCATACTGGGCATTTTTACAAACGACGTTGTGGTTAAAGAAATAGCGGCAGAAGCGTTACGCATTATAACTGCAGGTTACATTTTTTATGGTGTGGGCATGGTGATCGTAAGTTCTTTTAATGGTGCCGGCGATACATGGACACCAACATGGATCAATCTTTTTGGCTTCTGGCTTTTTCAAATACCGCTGGCTTATTTACTGGCGCAATATTTTAAAATGGGTCCCACGGGTGTGTTTATAGCCATCCCCGTTGCAGAAACATTGATGGCTGTTGCCGCGTTTATATTATTCAGGCGTGGCAAGTGGAAAACAGTGACTGTGTAG